In one window of Macrobrachium rosenbergii isolate ZJJX-2024 chromosome 11, ASM4041242v1, whole genome shotgun sequence DNA:
- the LOC136843477 gene encoding leucine-rich repeat and coiled-coil domain-containing protein 1-like, translating to MRIQTENLSGENSKLDIAFLESERREKELEDQVKILTKEVARLNERRTVKKEEEPSEAHGGTDAAKLQRIIDRQADQIKHLRKKLLEMEEDRRLCELDFQEWEKTAHTVRKENSELKAALEDLDRKKVLFTIFEERNKALEEQVKELRREMVSNERKKEKEKRSILKETETQRTQMNEAFTAHDVIRNEMESMALQIQKLECENKDYKKDVAYFEEWIVKDYANHCEDLEDCLGKMFEVSDRHQLLLKEKLQLMGNTRDSD from the coding sequence aTGAGGATACAGACTGAAAACCTTTCAGGAGAGAATAGTAAGCTGGACATAGCTTTCCTGGAAAGCGAAAGGCGAGAAAAAGAACTGGAAGATCAAGTTAAAATACTAACCAAGGAGGTTGCGAGATTAAATGAAAGAAGAACtgtgaagaaagaagaggagcCTTCTGAAGCACACGGAGGTACTGATGCCGCTAAGCTGCAGAGGATCATAGATAGACAAGCTGATCAAATCAAACATCTGAGGAAGAAGCTTCTGGAGATGGAAGAGGACAGACGACTGTGTGAGCTCGATTTCCAAGAATGGGAAAAAACAGCCCATACTGTCAGGAAGGAGAACTCGGAGTTAAAGGCAGCCTTGGAGGACCTGGATCGTAAAAAGGTACTTTTTACAATTTTCGAAGAACGCAACAAGGCCTTGGAGGAACAAGTCAAAGAGCTCAGGAGGGAAATGGTCAGCaatgaaaggaagaaggagaaggagaaaaggtcaattttaaaggaGACAGAGACCCAAAGGACACAGATGAACGAAGCCTTCACAGCCCATGACGTGATAAGGAACGAGATGGAGTCAATGGCCCTTCAGATTCAAAAACTAGAATGCGAAAATAAGGATTACAAGAAAGATGTGGCCTATTTTGAGGAATGGATTGTCAAAGACTACGCAAATCACTGTGAGGACTTGGAAGACTGCCTCGGCAAGATGTTTGAAGTTTCAGATAGGCATCAGTTGCTCCTGAAGGAGAAATTACAGTTAATGGGAAACACAAGAGATTCTGATTAA